The following DNA comes from Triticum aestivum cultivar Chinese Spring chromosome 3D, IWGSC CS RefSeq v2.1, whole genome shotgun sequence.
AACACTTGATTATCACCTTTTTGAAAggcttggttaacattttttaaatacatgattacccttttatacacattgtatattttttataCATTAGAAATATACATTAGATTTTTTTTTCACATTTAACATTTTAAAAATGCTTGATTTACATTTTTTAATTTTATATAAAATAATTTAgtaatatatatatttatattttttggaATTATAatcaaaactaaaaaataaaacaaaacatgaaaacaaaaagtgaaaaagaaaacagaaaaaggggGCTGTTGCCTCGCGAGCGTCTGGGCCTGCCCACCTCGCGCTCGTCCTCAGACGAGGCTGCCCTACATCTCGCTGTAAGCGAGACGTAGGGGTCTAGTCGCTTTTCACTTTCTCCTCTGCTCGGGTCTGGATTATGGAGAGGAGAAGAGAATCGCCTGCGATGGCGCGGGAGGAGGGTCGGGGGTTGGACTTCCTCGAGAGCCTGGGCCCGGACATCTCCGCCACCGTCTTCAGCCTGCTCGACGACCCCGCCGACCTCGCGCGCGCCACCGCCGTCTCCCGCTCCTGGCGCCGATTCGGTGCGCCCAAATTTTCCGGATCTGCCTTTACATCCATCTATGTCGATTCTAGTCTAGCTACTTAGCTAATCAGATCCATTCCATGCGGAAATTCCATAATCGATTTGACGACGATGTCACCCAAATAGGCCGCTTACAGGACCATCTCAATTGTTGCTGTTATTATGCTACCTTGTGCTCGTTTTTCTGTTCATCACTGATAACTACCCACCCCAATCCTCACAACGTCCCAACTGAATACTGAATGTCTGAATTGGACCTGCCATTATGCTCACTGGCTGATATATAAGCTCTGTCACTGAACCGGATTATTGCTGCCATGCTAGTTGGTGCTCGTTTTTTCATTCAGTGACAAACTACCCACAAGGTTCAGGCCAGCTGaatatgaatctttttatccagtTATTGCAAACCAGTTCAGCAAGATCCTGTGCCTGTGGGTTTACCCGGAGGTTTCCAACTTCACGCGTGTTGAGCTGAGCAGCATCAGCAGTGCACACCGAAATGCTGGGTCAAGTGCTTTTGCTGGGCTGGAGAAGCTCGGGAGGGATCACAGAGTGTATATGCATCTTAGCCATGATCTTCTCTCGCCGTATGACCCCAAGGATTGCATCAGTTGCTGCGTAGGTGCGTCCAGCACTGATCATTTGCCTGAAGAGGCCATAGAAAATACCCTTGAACATGATGAGGAGTGGAGACCGTCTTATTGGTCGAGCGGTGGCCAGAAAGATCCTGCTGTGCCAGAATGCCTGATATATAGCCTTCAGTCAGAGCTGTGTCTCGTTGATGAAATCAGGATACGGCCATTAAAAGGTTTGGCTCCTAAGACTTGATTCAGCCTTCTTTCTGTATGCAAAAAGGTGCCTTCTGCGTTAATACTCTTCACCGTGCAGCATTTTTCCGATATGGTCATCCGATATATTCAGCAAAACACGTCCGGTTCCGCCTGGGCTATCTAAAACCACCCCACTGGTCTGAAACACATGTATATGTTCAAAGTGACGCGGAGCTGACTGATGATAGCAACTATGTCTGGACGTACACATCTCCGGAATTTCCAATGTTGCAGGTCAGTTGAATACATATTCCTAGCTGTGTTTCTTGTTTGTGTAATAAACATAAAATTTAGATGTTTGAAAGTAACATGAGGCGTGATATTCCAGGAAAATGTGATGCAGTCTTTTAAGCTACCACACTCAGTTCTATGTATTGGTGGAGTGGTAAAGATTGAGCTTCTTGGGagggtccacaaggacacgtttgaCGGTCTGTACTACATATGGTGAGCTTTCGAGCACTTGTAGAAACACTGCATTTAGTTCTTATGATCATCTCTTCCATTACACTGATATATTGGCTATGCACTTTGTCCCAGTGTGTCTCATATCCAAATAGTGGGGAAGCCACTGTCAGAAGATTTTGGGGTCGCTCCTAGCAAAAATGATGTAGTTCTCAGTTACTATCTGGATTATCGTAGATTCGGGGGACGATCACAACAAAGTACTTGGCTTTGCGATGAGGATCTGGCACTTCGGTATGGCTCGAGGGATAGGAGGACTGAACCATGAGTGTTGAGCAGGCTGCCCGGTGGGTACATAAAAGAGATGAATCAGAGGAGAAGCTTCCATACAAGTGAAGCGTATCTCGTCGAGCTCGTGTCTATTGGTTTCGAATAAAACAAGTCCTTTGTGATCCTGTGGGAAACTGAAAATGCATTTGCTTGTGTAACTGACAAGCACAAAAGAGACGCATGATTGACTCGCTTCTTATAAAATCAGTGCTAATATCATTAAGGTCAAGTGAGTCCATCTACGAATGAATGAATATAAACATCTTGAACCTATTTGGAAGAAGGAATGAATCTGGAGACTTCAGGTACTAGCAATGCGCATTGCATAGAAAATATAACTTGCATTTGTTAGCAAACCGATCTGCTCCCTCGCAAATTGGATGCAATaaggtcttatattatgggacagagaggAGTAAAATTTAGGTATGCCCATGACAGCCCACTTTGTGGAGCAAAAACTTCATGTATTTTGGTAGCCCAACCTAAAATTTTATTCCAGAAAAGCTATTGGTTAACCCTTGATTAGTATAGACTTATAAGCCTTGGACGGTTCCGCAGGAGAATTGGTGAACCAGAGCGTGCTTGGAAGCCTTGGACGGTTCGACCTAGGCTGTGTCTGTTCTTGAACACCACGAGGCACCTTGGCTTCTACAGTACTAGGTGGATTGGAGCACATGTCACCTTCATTCCCGCCGACAGCTAGCCAAAAACTTCTCGGTGCACACCACGCAGCTTTGGACGCGGGCGCCGCACTGACCTAGAAAATCCATAACCCCATTGTCGCCATGCCTAGCAGATCAATCGCAAGTGGATCCTCCATTGGTGCAC
Coding sequences within:
- the LOC123074204 gene encoding F-box protein At4g00755 is translated as MERRRESPAMAREEGRGLDFLESLGPDISATVFSLLDDPADLARATAVSRSWRRFVIANQFSKILCLWVYPEVSNFTRVELSSISSAHRNAGSSAFAGLEKLGRDHRVYMHLSHDLLSPYDPKDCISCCVGASSTDHLPEEAIENTLEHDEEWRPSYWSSGGQKDPAVPECLIYSLQSELCLVDEIRIRPLKAFFRYGHPIYSAKHVRFRLGYLKPPHWSETHVYVQSDAELTDDSNYVWTYTSPEFPMLQENVMQSFKLPHSVLCIGGVVKIELLGRVHKDTFDGLYYICVSHIQIVGKPLSEDFGVAPSKNDVVLSYYLDYRRFGGRSQQSTWLCDEDLALRYGSRDRRTEP